The Solanum pennellii chromosome 11, SPENNV200 genome contains a region encoding:
- the LOC107003016 gene encoding carboxymethylenebutenolidase homolog isoform X1 produces MESALVCSTAPRTTTSSLLKKRETPLDAPFGLSFSRNYVKCWGISLSLRKTKKYKVFNCNVKVEDEACELVNGVELSIGDGVDSIDAYLCNAVKNNNGTGILLLSDIFGFEDSFTRDFAYRVACNGYNVLVPDMFRGNPWRKDESKALFEQWIGSVDKQQVVRDIFTSTKWMANEFVAAGISKKFGVIGFCFGGGVLIDILAQDKGSEFGVGISFYGTRIDLSVTSKIEVPLLLIAGDSDPLCPVNVLKEVENNVNGCKMAIFEGRGHGFAHRPQSLEDDKDAEEAFLMMRNWLHDGLISEN; encoded by the exons ATGGAGTCAGCCCTGGTGTGTTCAACCGCTCCAAGAACGACTACGAGCAGTCTCCTTAAAAAAAGAGAGACACCACTTGATGCTCCCTTTGGTCTTTCATTTTCG AGAAACTATGTCAAGTGTTGGGGTATTTCGTTATCCTTGAGAAAGACTAAGAAATACAAAGTCTTTAattgcaatgtgaaagtagagGATGAGGCTTGTGAACTAGTTAACGGAGTTGAGCTTTCCATTGGGGATGGAGTTGATAGCATTGATGCTTATCTCTGTAATGCTGTAAAGAACAACAATGGTACTGGCATTTTGCTCTTATCTGATATCTTTGGATTTGAGGACTCATTTACGAGAGATTTTGCATACCGTGTTGCATGCAATGGATACAA TGTTCTGGTACCAGATATGTTCCGTGGAAATCCATGGAGAAAGGATGAATCCAAAGCTTTGTTTGAGCAATGGATTGGTAGTGTAGACAAACAACAGGTCGTGAGAGACATTTTCACATCGACTAAATGGATGGCCAATGAGTTTGTGGCTGCAGGAATATCAAAGAAGTTTGGAGTGATTGGATTTTGCTTTGGCGGTGGCGTGTTAATAGACATATTGGCTCAAGATAAGGGTAGTGAGTTTGGTGTTGGGATCTCATTCTATGGTACACGGATCGACTTATCTGTTACTAGCAAGATTGAGGTACCTCTACTACTTATTGCTGGTGACAGTGATCCACTTTGTCCTGTGAATGTGTTGAAGGAGGTTGAAAATAACGTGAATGGTTGCAAAATGGCGATTTTTGAGGGAAGGGGTCATGGTTTTGCCCATCGACCTCAATCCTTAGAAGACGATAAAGATGCAGAAGAGGCATTCTTGATGATGAGAAACTGGCTGCATGATGGACTAATTTCTGAAAATTGA
- the LOC107003016 gene encoding carboxymethylenebutenolidase homolog isoform X2: MLPLVFHFRADCHASVIVQRNYVKCWGISLSLRKTKKYKVFNCNVKVEDEACELVNGVELSIGDGVDSIDAYLCNAVKNNNGTGILLLSDIFGFEDSFTRDFAYRVACNGYNVLVPDMFRGNPWRKDESKALFEQWIGSVDKQQVVRDIFTSTKWMANEFVAAGISKKFGVIGFCFGGGVLIDILAQDKGSEFGVGISFYGTRIDLSVTSKIEVPLLLIAGDSDPLCPVNVLKEVENNVNGCKMAIFEGRGHGFAHRPQSLEDDKDAEEAFLMMRNWLHDGLISEN, translated from the exons ATGCTCCCTTTGGTCTTTCATTTTCG GGCTGACTGTCATGCTTCAGTTATTGTCCAGAGAAACTATGTCAAGTGTTGGGGTATTTCGTTATCCTTGAGAAAGACTAAGAAATACAAAGTCTTTAattgcaatgtgaaagtagagGATGAGGCTTGTGAACTAGTTAACGGAGTTGAGCTTTCCATTGGGGATGGAGTTGATAGCATTGATGCTTATCTCTGTAATGCTGTAAAGAACAACAATGGTACTGGCATTTTGCTCTTATCTGATATCTTTGGATTTGAGGACTCATTTACGAGAGATTTTGCATACCGTGTTGCATGCAATGGATACAA TGTTCTGGTACCAGATATGTTCCGTGGAAATCCATGGAGAAAGGATGAATCCAAAGCTTTGTTTGAGCAATGGATTGGTAGTGTAGACAAACAACAGGTCGTGAGAGACATTTTCACATCGACTAAATGGATGGCCAATGAGTTTGTGGCTGCAGGAATATCAAAGAAGTTTGGAGTGATTGGATTTTGCTTTGGCGGTGGCGTGTTAATAGACATATTGGCTCAAGATAAGGGTAGTGAGTTTGGTGTTGGGATCTCATTCTATGGTACACGGATCGACTTATCTGTTACTAGCAAGATTGAGGTACCTCTACTACTTATTGCTGGTGACAGTGATCCACTTTGTCCTGTGAATGTGTTGAAGGAGGTTGAAAATAACGTGAATGGTTGCAAAATGGCGATTTTTGAGGGAAGGGGTCATGGTTTTGCCCATCGACCTCAATCCTTAGAAGACGATAAAGATGCAGAAGAGGCATTCTTGATGATGAGAAACTGGCTGCATGATGGACTAATTTCTGAAAATTGA